The Sporomusa termitida genome has a window encoding:
- a CDS encoding 4Fe-4S dicluster domain-containing protein — MAAKLKAFVIVDSAKCIGCKACELACAVVRAGPNTKVAGAMDIPVIPHLFIKTAGITAEAKAGLIEKNFMVASKCDLCIECSADRPACINACPKQAIEIVCLKRHNICSAPDPCLIRQKNLLAKY, encoded by the coding sequence ATGGCTGCAAAATTAAAAGCTTTTGTTATTGTCGATTCCGCGAAGTGCATCGGCTGTAAGGCTTGTGAGCTGGCCTGTGCGGTTGTCCGTGCCGGCCCTAACACGAAGGTGGCCGGGGCTATGGATATACCGGTTATACCACACCTGTTTATAAAGACAGCCGGGATTACAGCTGAAGCTAAGGCGGGTCTAATTGAAAAGAATTTTATGGTAGCAAGCAAATGTGATTTATGCATAGAGTGCTCTGCCGATAGACCGGCCTGTATTAATGCCTGCCCTAAGCAGGCGATTGAGATTGTTTGTCTGAAGCGGCACAATATTTGCAGCGCCCCTGACCCTTGTTTGATTCGGCAAAAAAATTTATTGGCCAAATACTAG
- the nuoB gene encoding NADH-quinone oxidoreductase subunit NuoB, producing the protein MLNVLRTIITTGTVTEDWETALPPRRSRGEVLVQSSNCNACKKCAAACPAGAVKVAPGAISIDQKACVFCGLCVETCETACFKQTGNYKLARLGGALAADTAPELKGKIRAVLGRSLHVRHVDIGSCNACDFELAHLCNPIYDIQQYGIDFVASPRHADLLMVTGVVTRNSTQALQMTYEATPRPKLVMAVGACAASGQVFGDSYAIRGAVDAIVPVDIYVPGCPPRPQALIHGLMLALDRLQ; encoded by the coding sequence ATGTTAAATGTATTACGGACAATAATAACTACCGGTACAGTTACGGAAGACTGGGAAACGGCGTTGCCGCCCCGGCGCTCCCGGGGCGAGGTGCTGGTACAGTCTTCTAATTGCAATGCCTGTAAGAAATGTGCCGCTGCCTGTCCGGCCGGGGCCGTTAAGGTGGCTCCGGGCGCGATTAGCATTGACCAAAAGGCCTGTGTGTTTTGCGGGCTTTGTGTTGAGACCTGCGAGACTGCCTGTTTTAAACAGACCGGCAACTATAAACTGGCGAGGCTGGGGGGCGCGCTGGCCGCAGACACGGCGCCGGAATTGAAAGGGAAAATCCGGGCCGTGTTAGGCCGCTCCCTGCATGTCAGACATGTTGATATCGGTTCCTGTAATGCCTGCGATTTCGAGCTGGCCCATCTCTGTAATCCGATTTATGACATCCAGCAGTATGGCATTGATTTTGTGGCTTCACCGCGCCACGCCGACCTGCTAATGGTAACAGGGGTTGTTACCCGGAATTCAACCCAGGCCTTGCAGATGACCTATGAAGCCACACCCCGGCCGAAACTGGTCATGGCCGTCGGGGCCTGTGCCGCCAGCGGCCAGGTGTTCGGCGACAGCTATGCAATCCGCGGGGCTGTTGACGCCATTGTTCCTGTCGATATCTATGTGCCCGGCTGCCCGCCGCGGCCGCAGGCCCTGATCCACGGCCTGATGCTGGCCTTGGACCGGCTGCAGTAA
- a CDS encoding formate/nitrite transporter family protein, producing the protein MNYCTPPEIAQNCMEAQVKRATMSTGKLFILGILAGCFIAFGAEGSTMAAHDLTSLGAGWQRFITGSVFSVGLMYVVICGAELFTGNVLMLTALFAGRISLLAVLRNWTIVLIGNMVGAVLIAWLMHMTGLFKFNNNLLGASAVAIAVTKVNLTWTEVFFRAILCNWLVGLAVWMSFSSKDIISKVATCYIPIMTFVMSGFEHSIANMYYLPAGLFAKTLPAVVEASNLGAKVDTLTIESMVVANWIPAVLGNIVGLGLFVAAFYWYSYLRNPASDAGNCASAPTTAVKK; encoded by the coding sequence ATGAATTATTGTACACCCCCCGAGATTGCTCAGAATTGTATGGAAGCACAAGTAAAAAGAGCGACAATGTCTACGGGGAAGCTGTTTATCTTAGGCATCCTTGCCGGCTGTTTCATTGCCTTTGGTGCGGAAGGCTCAACCATGGCCGCCCATGATCTTACATCACTCGGTGCCGGGTGGCAGCGATTTATTACTGGTTCTGTATTTTCAGTGGGCCTTATGTATGTTGTTATCTGTGGTGCCGAGTTATTTACAGGTAATGTTTTGATGCTGACTGCGCTCTTCGCCGGCAGGATTAGTTTGCTGGCTGTCTTGCGGAACTGGACGATTGTGTTGATTGGAAATATGGTAGGGGCGGTATTAATTGCCTGGCTTATGCATATGACCGGACTTTTTAAGTTCAACAATAATTTGCTGGGGGCATCTGCTGTGGCCATTGCCGTTACTAAAGTAAACCTTACCTGGACTGAGGTGTTTTTCCGCGCAATCTTATGTAACTGGTTGGTAGGCCTTGCCGTCTGGATGAGTTTCTCCTCAAAAGATATTATCAGTAAAGTCGCCACCTGTTATATCCCGATCATGACATTTGTTATGAGTGGTTTTGAACATAGTATTGCCAACATGTATTATCTGCCTGCCGGTCTATTTGCAAAAACGCTGCCGGCGGTTGTCGAGGCAAGTAATTTAGGGGCTAAGGTGGATACCTTAACAATTGAAAGTATGGTTGTGGCCAACTGGATTCCTGCCGTATTAGGTAATATCGTTGGTCTTGGCCTGTTTGTCGCCGCCTTCTACTGGTATAGTTACCTGCGCAATCCTGCCAGTGATGCGGGCAACTGTGCTTCAGCGCCAACGACTGCAGTGAAAAAGTAG
- a CDS encoding respiratory chain complex I subunit 1 family protein produces MTIIIQIIVLVLLAPLIQGVIKNTKGRLQSRRGPGYCQPYFDFIKFLKKDQVVSPTVSWIFHFAPYIYFATAIGAAALVPTVFTASGIPFDNLFILVYLLAVGRFFLAAASLDAGSSFGGMGGSREMFISVLVEPALMITIFTVAFNANSTVLSTMASTAANTAISFSTVLAAFAFMIITVAETGRIPVDNPDTHLELTMVHEGMVLEYSGRPVGLIFWASAIKQLVFILLLVNLFIPWSIPGFDSAPMAAAGMGIKVVAVAVVLACIESSTNKIRLFRVPGLMVAAGCLSLLAIVAQ; encoded by the coding sequence ATGACGATTATAATTCAGATTATTGTCTTAGTTTTGCTGGCGCCGCTAATCCAGGGCGTGATAAAAAATACCAAAGGACGTTTGCAAAGCCGGCGTGGTCCCGGCTACTGCCAGCCATACTTTGATTTTATTAAATTTTTGAAAAAAGATCAGGTTGTTTCGCCAACGGTATCGTGGATCTTCCATTTTGCCCCGTATATCTATTTCGCAACAGCCATTGGCGCTGCCGCACTTGTTCCGACAGTCTTTACCGCCAGTGGTATACCATTTGATAACCTGTTTATATTAGTGTATCTGTTGGCCGTGGGCAGGTTTTTTCTGGCCGCCGCCTCGCTGGACGCAGGCAGCTCGTTCGGGGGCATGGGCGGATCCCGGGAAATGTTCATCAGCGTACTTGTTGAGCCGGCCTTGATGATTACTATATTTACAGTGGCATTTAACGCTAATTCCACGGTATTGTCAACAATGGCCAGTACGGCCGCCAACACAGCCATCTCGTTTTCCACGGTTTTGGCAGCTTTTGCCTTTATGATTATCACGGTAGCTGAAACCGGACGTATTCCGGTGGATAACCCTGACACTCACCTTGAGCTGACGATGGTCCATGAAGGCATGGTGTTAGAGTATTCCGGGAGACCGGTAGGGCTGATTTTTTGGGCTTCAGCGATTAAGCAGCTGGTATTTATTCTCCTGCTGGTCAATCTGTTTATCCCCTGGAGTATACCGGGCTTTGATTCCGCGCCTATGGCCGCGGCCGGGATGGGGATAAAGGTTGTCGCCGTGGCCGTTGTGCTGGCCTGTATTGAAAGCAGTACCAATAAAATTCGCCTGTTTCGGGTGCCGGGCCTCATGGTTGCGGCAGGCTGCTTGTCCTTGCTGGCAATAGTGGCGCAGTAA
- a CDS encoding NADH-quinone oxidoreductase subunit C, with protein MVEYISVFAANLQEAAYAVYEEGKHGLVSMFANDERSVNGNYAIYCAFAAGQQFKVVKALVDPAGALEFPSITPKISAAAWYEREIHDLFGLKPVGHPDLRPLALHENWPADIYPLRKDFSVRTPVPTMHKQWHMHSVEGEGVFEVPVGPIHAGIIEPGHFRFSQAGETILRLDAKMFFVHRGIEKAIEGLPLTKAFYQVERISGVCTIAHSVAYCQAVESLAGVQVPRRAQYLRALVAELERLYNHVGDIGNLCAGMGFAVAIMAGARMKEYIMRVNEAVTGHRFLRGLVVPGGVRQDIDDELEEMIIDLLAKLEPDFTGLIGLFRNNDEFLNRINTTGIVPRQAALDLGVVGVGARASGVAADSRRDHPYGCYPELRFDVPVYTSGDVAARLWVRVDEVYQTMKLIRQILANMPAGPLTVELPAIEAHSSGFGWSESPQGHCLHWLMAGENNTIYRLFVRAAAYPNWPALTVAAPGNIIPDFPLVNKSYELSYACLDR; from the coding sequence GTGGTTGAATATATAAGCGTTTTCGCAGCTAATTTGCAAGAAGCTGCTTATGCGGTCTATGAGGAGGGCAAACACGGCCTTGTATCGATGTTTGCCAATGATGAACGCAGCGTAAACGGCAATTATGCTATCTACTGTGCCTTTGCCGCGGGACAGCAATTTAAGGTGGTTAAAGCCCTGGTAGATCCGGCCGGCGCGCTGGAGTTTCCCTCAATAACACCCAAAATATCAGCAGCCGCCTGGTATGAGCGTGAGATTCATGATTTATTCGGCCTGAAACCGGTAGGGCATCCTGACTTGCGGCCGTTGGCCCTGCATGAAAACTGGCCTGCCGACATATATCCTTTACGCAAGGATTTCTCTGTCCGCACGCCAGTGCCGACAATGCATAAACAGTGGCATATGCACAGCGTTGAGGGTGAGGGCGTTTTTGAGGTGCCGGTTGGTCCGATCCATGCCGGTATTATTGAACCCGGGCATTTTCGCTTCAGCCAGGCCGGTGAAACAATCCTGCGCCTGGATGCTAAAATGTTTTTTGTTCATCGCGGCATCGAGAAGGCTATAGAAGGCTTGCCGCTAACAAAGGCTTTTTATCAGGTGGAACGTATTTCCGGCGTTTGTACGATCGCTCATTCAGTGGCTTACTGCCAGGCGGTCGAGTCGCTGGCAGGTGTGCAAGTGCCCAGGCGGGCCCAATATTTACGGGCCCTGGTGGCCGAGCTGGAACGCCTGTATAACCATGTCGGGGATATCGGCAACCTGTGTGCCGGTATGGGCTTTGCGGTGGCGATTATGGCCGGGGCCCGCATGAAGGAGTATATTATGCGGGTTAATGAAGCGGTCACAGGCCATCGGTTCCTGCGCGGCCTGGTAGTTCCCGGCGGGGTGCGCCAGGATATTGATGACGAGCTGGAAGAGATGATTATTGATTTGCTGGCTAAGCTGGAGCCGGATTTTACCGGGCTGATCGGTCTTTTCCGCAACAATGATGAGTTTTTAAACAGGATAAATACGACCGGGATTGTACCCCGTCAGGCGGCCCTGGATCTGGGTGTAGTCGGGGTCGGGGCGCGGGCTTCCGGGGTGGCCGCCGATAGCCGGCGCGATCATCCGTATGGGTGTTATCCTGAGCTCAGGTTTGACGTCCCGGTGTATACGTCAGGCGATGTGGCTGCCAGGCTGTGGGTCAGGGTAGATGAGGTATATCAAACGATGAAGCTGATCCGTCAGATTCTGGCCAATATGCCGGCCGGGCCGCTTACGGTTGAACTGCCGGCGATTGAAGCCCACAGCTCCGGCTTCGGCTGGAGTGAATCGCCGCAGGGCCATTGCCTCCACTGGCTGATGGCCGGCGAGAATAACACCATCTACCGGTTGTTCGTGCGCGCCGCTGCCTATCCTAACTGGCCGGCACTGACTGTGGCTGCTCCCGGCAATATTATCCCGGATTTCCCGCTTGTTAATAAAAGCTACGAATTATCTTATGCCTGCCTCGACCGATAG
- a CDS encoding hydrogenase 4 subunit F, whose product MQQLILIALAIPIVTGLLTLLQRSKATIRAINFAGSLATSTVLVWIIHNITQQKVFSSEYFHLDNLSAVMLFVVALLTFTATLFSLSYMEKEVNNGHITMAMLPRYYALLNLFSFAMISVIVVGNLGLMWVAVEGTTLASALLVAFYFNRDSLEAAWKYVMICTVGICLALLGTMILYYAQVSVGAAAGQALDWVTLKAISGSLDPAIVKIAFVFILIGYGTKAGLAPMHTWLPDAHSQAPSPVSGLLSGALLSCALYALVRNIIIVQGSIGPEFAQYMLLALGLLSIAIAIPFVLVQHDVKRLLAYSSVEHMGIITLGLGVGTPLAVYAALLHIVNHAVAKSALFYLAGVVTQEYKTKEIKQIFGIARVMPLVATLFIIGILAITGTPPFNIFITKFYIVLAMFENQQWLLGSITLLLLTGVFAGMMYYCLKMGFGIIPKAQPKFHFGPTTTMAMVFSFAIIILGGLYLPPVVNNVLVQAAEIVLGG is encoded by the coding sequence ATGCAACAACTGATTCTAATTGCGCTGGCAATACCGATAGTTACCGGGCTGTTGACCTTATTACAGCGAAGCAAGGCCACAATTAGAGCAATTAATTTTGCCGGCAGTTTGGCAACAAGTACAGTTTTAGTCTGGATTATCCATAATATTACGCAGCAAAAGGTATTTAGTTCTGAATATTTTCATCTAGACAATCTTAGCGCGGTTATGCTGTTTGTTGTCGCCCTGCTTACCTTTACGGCAACGCTCTTTTCGTTGTCTTACATGGAGAAGGAGGTAAATAACGGCCATATCACAATGGCGATGCTGCCGCGTTATTACGCCCTGCTTAACCTCTTCAGTTTTGCGATGATTAGCGTTATTGTCGTCGGTAATCTTGGTCTTATGTGGGTGGCGGTCGAGGGAACCACGTTAGCTTCCGCCTTGCTGGTTGCTTTCTATTTTAACCGTGACTCACTGGAGGCGGCCTGGAAGTATGTTATGATCTGCACAGTGGGTATTTGTCTGGCCCTGTTGGGCACGATGATCCTGTATTATGCGCAAGTCAGTGTGGGCGCTGCTGCCGGTCAGGCTCTGGACTGGGTAACACTCAAAGCAATCAGCGGCAGTCTGGACCCGGCCATTGTCAAAATTGCCTTTGTGTTCATTCTGATTGGCTACGGTACCAAAGCCGGCCTGGCACCGATGCATACCTGGCTGCCTGATGCTCATAGCCAGGCGCCGTCCCCGGTCAGCGGGCTGTTATCAGGGGCCCTCTTAAGCTGCGCTTTGTATGCTCTGGTTCGCAATATCATTATTGTGCAGGGCTCAATTGGCCCTGAATTCGCCCAGTATATGCTGCTGGCCCTGGGATTGCTGTCAATCGCCATTGCGATCCCCTTTGTGCTGGTGCAGCATGATGTGAAAAGGCTGCTGGCCTATTCCAGTGTCGAGCACATGGGGATTATCACGCTGGGCTTAGGGGTTGGGACGCCGCTGGCGGTCTATGCTGCCCTGTTGCATATTGTCAATCATGCGGTCGCCAAATCGGCGCTGTTTTATCTGGCCGGCGTCGTAACTCAGGAGTATAAGACCAAGGAAATCAAACAGATTTTTGGCATTGCCCGGGTTATGCCGCTGGTGGCGACTCTGTTTATTATTGGCATTCTGGCGATAACCGGAACCCCGCCGTTTAATATCTTCATAACCAAGTTTTATATTGTTTTAGCGATGTTTGAAAACCAGCAATGGTTGCTTGGCAGCATTACCCTGCTCTTGCTGACCGGGGTTTTTGCCGGCATGATGTACTATTGTTTAAAAATGGGGTTTGGCATCATACCAAAGGCGCAGCCCAAGTTCCACTTTGGTCCAACGACCACAATGGCCATGGTGTTTTCTTTTGCCATTATTATTCTGGGTGGATTATATCTGCCCCCGGTAGTGAATAACGTGCTGGTACAGGCTGCGGAAATTGTATTGGGAGGTTAA
- a CDS encoding [FeFe] hydrogenase, group A, producing the protein MSVNNTGIVRIDQELCTGCRLCADICPVDAIEGVPGQPQIINYERCVLCGQCVQICSAYASIFAAGISSREQKIQERNLLTSVTEPMFATYFTGNAPQIKNVLASKALFTMVQCSPAVRVAIAEEFGMPLGSLTPGKLAAALRKLGFDRIYDTNFAADLTIMEEANELIERIAEGGVLPMFTSCCPAWVKYLEQDYPELTAHLSACKSPQQMAGALFKTYGAQVNGVDPAKVYSVSVTPCTCKKFESDRPEMKDSGYRDVDAVITTRELAQLIKDAGIDFNNLAEGDFDKPLGTYSGAGTIFAASGGVMEAALRTAYELLTRQSIPDLNLSFVRGGEGVRIATVKIGEVELKVAVVAGLKNVAPLLAASKAGWADFHFIEVMTCPNGCVSGGGQPKVLLPCDRTTAYERRTCSAYVHDENSEYRKSHDNPEMQKLYEYFLDDYNSQRLLYTQYTSRKLAEGYSRCS; encoded by the coding sequence ATGTCAGTAAATAACACGGGTATTGTCCGGATTGATCAGGAGTTGTGTACCGGTTGCCGGCTCTGTGCCGATATTTGCCCGGTTGACGCCATCGAAGGGGTACCAGGGCAGCCACAAATCATCAATTATGAGCGGTGTGTGCTATGTGGCCAATGTGTTCAGATCTGTAGTGCCTATGCGTCGATATTTGCTGCCGGTATTAGTTCGCGGGAGCAAAAAATTCAAGAGCGCAATCTGCTGACTTCGGTCACAGAGCCGATGTTTGCCACCTATTTTACCGGCAATGCCCCGCAAATTAAAAATGTATTGGCGAGTAAAGCGCTGTTTACCATGGTGCAATGCTCGCCGGCTGTCCGGGTCGCTATTGCCGAAGAATTTGGCATGCCGCTAGGCAGCCTGACACCGGGGAAGCTGGCGGCCGCTTTACGCAAGCTGGGTTTTGACCGGATTTATGACACCAATTTTGCAGCCGATCTAACCATTATGGAAGAAGCCAATGAACTAATTGAACGGATTGCCGAGGGTGGGGTGCTGCCGATGTTTACCTCCTGCTGCCCGGCCTGGGTTAAATATCTTGAGCAGGACTATCCGGAGCTCACTGCCCATCTCTCAGCGTGTAAATCCCCGCAACAAATGGCCGGCGCCCTCTTTAAGACCTATGGCGCTCAGGTGAATGGTGTGGATCCGGCCAAGGTCTACAGTGTTTCTGTTACACCCTGTACCTGTAAAAAGTTTGAAAGCGACCGGCCGGAAATGAAAGACAGCGGCTATCGGGATGTTGATGCTGTGATTACCACCCGGGAACTTGCTCAGCTAATTAAAGATGCCGGCATTGATTTTAATAACCTGGCTGAGGGAGATTTTGATAAGCCGCTGGGGACATATAGCGGGGCGGGGACAATTTTTGCAGCTTCCGGCGGTGTAATGGAAGCTGCGTTGCGCACTGCCTATGAGTTACTCACAAGACAGTCGATACCTGATTTGAATTTGAGTTTTGTCAGGGGCGGCGAGGGCGTTAGGATAGCCACTGTCAAAATCGGTGAAGTCGAACTCAAGGTTGCTGTCGTTGCCGGTTTAAAAAATGTGGCGCCATTGCTAGCTGCTAGCAAGGCTGGTTGGGCTGATTTTCATTTCATAGAGGTAATGACTTGTCCCAATGGCTGCGTAAGTGGCGGCGGGCAGCCGAAAGTACTGTTGCCGTGTGATCGGACTACCGCCTATGAGCGCCGCACCTGTAGTGCCTATGTCCATGATGAAAACTCGGAATACCGAAAATCACATGACAATCCGGAGATGCAAAAGCTGTATGAATATTTCCTGGATGATTATAACAGCCAGCGTCTGCTCTATACCCAATATACCTCCAGGAAGCTGGCAGAGGGATATTCCCGTTGTAGTTAA
- the hyfB gene encoding hydrogenase 4 subunit B, whose amino-acid sequence MLIDQLYLVVLVLFGLGIISAIVTQDNSKITNYIAHGLAASGCLAAAVCAIAVLGTQGQVITFSLGAPLGVLKVRIDYLAAYFLLTLGVVGTATSIYAIGYSREYYGRRFAVLAALFNAFLLSMVLVLTMSQVVVFVIVWELMTVVSFFLVNHEYEKTANTNAAYLYILMTHVGTAFIAIAFLLLATGSDSLDFALLNGSALPEPMRNAIFLCALIGFGTKAGVMPLHIWLPEAHPAAPSHVSAMMSGIMIKTAIYGMARFFLDFLGVGPAWWGGLVLVLAIISSVLGVLYAIMEHDLKRLLAYHSVENIGIILLGVGAGMVFMSYGQPTLAGLAWAAALYHVFNHAIFKSLLFMGAGAVMSATHTKEVEHLGGLIKKMPYTALFFLIGAAAISALPPLNGFVSEWFTFQALFLLPAAIGGVVGKLSAVVLIALLGLTGALAAACFVKAFGVTFLAKPRSLQAEQAVEVPGLMLTGMGALALICVAAGVWPQWMVGMLQTVVAGHAGVSMDGLFQTSQWYAVGFQVQPGSAAGLITMPVVAILIVIGLIAAYALARAAGNPKAVAGETWTCGINPTARMEYTATGFAEPIRRVFGDILRPVTQISADQACNPYHGVKMSLDVHIRHLINEYMYSPLANGVLFVANSCKRIQAGSLQLYIGYIMVVTVVVMIIGTRW is encoded by the coding sequence GTGCTTATTGATCAATTGTATCTTGTTGTGCTCGTCTTGTTCGGTCTGGGCATAATCTCCGCAATTGTCACTCAAGATAATTCCAAAATTACGAATTATATTGCGCATGGGCTGGCAGCGTCAGGGTGTTTGGCAGCGGCGGTTTGTGCAATAGCGGTATTAGGGACGCAGGGGCAGGTCATCACCTTTTCCCTGGGGGCACCGCTAGGGGTGCTGAAAGTCCGGATTGACTATTTAGCGGCGTATTTTCTGCTAACCTTGGGTGTGGTCGGTACTGCAACCAGTATTTATGCCATTGGATATAGCCGTGAATATTATGGCCGCCGGTTTGCTGTGTTAGCGGCATTATTTAATGCCTTTTTACTGTCGATGGTACTGGTATTGACGATGAGTCAGGTAGTTGTGTTTGTTATTGTTTGGGAACTGATGACGGTAGTCTCGTTTTTCCTGGTCAATCATGAATATGAAAAGACCGCAAATACCAATGCTGCTTATCTGTATATTTTGATGACCCATGTTGGCACCGCCTTTATAGCCATCGCTTTTCTGCTGCTGGCAACAGGGTCTGATAGTTTGGACTTTGCGTTGCTTAATGGCAGTGCCCTGCCGGAACCGATGAGAAATGCAATCTTCTTGTGTGCACTTATTGGTTTTGGTACCAAAGCCGGGGTTATGCCGCTGCATATCTGGCTGCCGGAGGCGCATCCTGCAGCTCCCAGCCATGTTTCCGCCATGATGTCCGGGATTATGATTAAAACGGCAATCTATGGCATGGCCCGGTTTTTCCTTGATTTCCTGGGAGTAGGACCCGCCTGGTGGGGTGGGCTGGTATTAGTTCTGGCCATTATTTCTTCAGTTCTCGGCGTTCTGTACGCTATTATGGAGCATGACCTCAAGCGCCTTTTAGCCTATCATAGCGTAGAAAACATCGGGATTATTCTCCTTGGCGTTGGCGCCGGCATGGTATTTATGAGTTACGGGCAGCCCACTCTGGCTGGATTAGCCTGGGCTGCGGCTCTCTACCACGTATTCAACCACGCGATTTTTAAATCACTGCTGTTTATGGGGGCCGGGGCGGTGATGTCTGCCACCCATACTAAAGAGGTAGAGCACCTCGGTGGACTCATCAAAAAGATGCCTTATACCGCCTTGTTCTTCTTAATAGGAGCTGCCGCAATCTCGGCGTTGCCGCCGCTTAATGGTTTTGTCAGCGAGTGGTTTACGTTTCAGGCGCTGTTCTTGCTGCCCGCGGCCATCGGCGGTGTGGTTGGCAAGCTGAGCGCAGTTGTTTTGATTGCCCTGCTTGGTTTGACAGGGGCCCTGGCGGCCGCCTGTTTTGTAAAAGCCTTTGGCGTTACCTTCCTTGCCAAGCCGCGCAGCCTGCAGGCTGAACAGGCAGTTGAAGTTCCGGGCCTTATGTTGACCGGAATGGGCGCGCTGGCTCTGATTTGTGTAGCGGCCGGCGTTTGGCCCCAATGGATGGTTGGTATGCTGCAAACCGTGGTAGCCGGCCATGCCGGCGTGTCTATGGACGGATTATTCCAAACAAGCCAATGGTATGCTGTTGGCTTTCAAGTACAGCCCGGCAGCGCTGCTGGTCTGATAACCATGCCGGTGGTGGCCATTCTTATTGTCATCGGTCTCATTGCCGCGTACGCCTTGGCCCGGGCGGCAGGAAACCCGAAAGCGGTGGCCGGTGAGACCTGGACCTGCGGTATTAACCCGACAGCCCGGATGGAATATACGGCAACCGGTTTTGCGGAACCGATTCGCCGGGTATTTGGTGACATTCTGCGTCCGGTCACCCAAATTTCAGCAGACCAAGCCTGCAATCCTTACCATGGTGTTAAGATGTCGCTGGATGTCCATATCCGGCATCTCATTAATGAATACATGTACAGCCCATTGGCAAACGGGGTTCTGTTTGTGGCCAATAGCTGCAAACGGATTCAGGCCGGCAGCCTGCAGTTATACATTGGCTATATTATGGTAGTCACAGTAGTAGTAATGATCATCGGCACAAGGTGGTGA
- a CDS encoding hydrogenase, whose amino-acid sequence MDLLTILLMSAAIFLTRVTNLKLGINIIVVQSVIVALACAIVGIHTGEVHMYIAAFLTVVIKVGLIPYALYRVLPYLQEEREFVNPNFTTFTAILSIILAYGLIEKALPGFAANSTLPAAIALSFIGLLLIMTRRQALMQTIGLITMENGLYLMGLSITQGLPLIIELGIFFDVLVAVVVLVILTYRLKLSFATTDTGLLKKLKG is encoded by the coding sequence ATGGATCTATTAACTATCCTGCTCATGTCGGCGGCTATTTTCCTGACACGAGTGACAAACCTGAAGCTAGGCATTAACATCATCGTTGTTCAGTCGGTCATTGTAGCCTTAGCCTGTGCCATTGTTGGCATTCATACCGGTGAAGTCCATATGTATATTGCCGCCTTCCTGACTGTTGTCATTAAGGTAGGGCTTATCCCTTACGCCCTATACCGGGTTCTGCCTTATCTCCAGGAGGAGCGTGAATTTGTTAACCCCAATTTTACCACTTTTACCGCCATCTTATCGATTATTCTGGCTTATGGCCTGATTGAAAAGGCCCTGCCTGGTTTTGCCGCCAATTCCACTCTGCCGGCAGCGATTGCTTTGTCTTTTATCGGCCTGTTGCTGATCATGACCCGCCGCCAGGCGCTAATGCAAACAATTGGCCTGATCACTATGGAAAATGGCCTCTACTTGATGGGGCTGTCGATTACCCAAGGCTTGCCCCTGATCATCGAGCTGGGAATATTCTTCGATGTTTTAGTCGCTGTTGTTGTCCTGGTCATTTTAACGTATCGCCTGAAGCTGTCATTTGCTACTACCGACACAGGCCTGCTTAAAAAGTTAAAGGGGTGA